A window of Eucalyptus grandis isolate ANBG69807.140 chromosome 4, ASM1654582v1, whole genome shotgun sequence genomic DNA:
TCTGCACGGTGGGTCGGTACTTGGTGTTGTTGCATTCCAGCTTCACGACGGCACCTGCAAAGAACGAAACCTCGTCGTCAAAACGACAAGAtcttgggggaaaaaaagggagatCGAGAAAATTCACTGAAACATAATCTTGAAAACTTTCAAATGTCTAGAATTTAGGgttgttgacaattttttttcgcTTAAATGGCGAAAAGGGTTATGATTAGTATTCCCaagaaatgaataaataaatttggaaaaacGGGTGTATGGCCATTGGCCAAAATTCAAACTTTCATAAAGTGTGGGGGAAAGTTGACAAGACACGTTttagggcagagagagagaaaggagatgCGTCCATATTTTTCAGCCCCTTTTTCAGACATCGATGAAAGAGAAAGGTCGGGCCTCGTTAACCTAACTTCGCTCTTACCGAGAAATATGAGACATTggggaaaaacaagaaattaccACAAcaccataaagaaaaaaatacagcACTAgaacccagagagagagagagagagagagtaataaTAATGTCCGCCAGTTAAAAATGGGTATTATGTCTAtatgtttcctttttcctttttgcttctttATATGCACTGAAACCCTAAGAAAGGATGGAAATTTAGCAAGTTCATAACATTAGTCCAACATGCAAAATACAGAAggataaagaggaaaaagaaaatggtgggtttttggcttttgaaactGAGGGAAAAATGgcaagacttttggggaaaatgtaaaagaaaacTGACCAAGAACTGGAGTAGCTCCCAGGAGAGTTTCGACCCCGGAGTACTTGCACGACTTGCAGTACACCACCCCCTGGACGGCTATGAACCGCCGGCCCATGGGGGCCACCGGGGGTGGACGGGCGGGTGGACCGGCACGTGGGGCGGCGCGCGTGGGCCGGAGCGTGGGACGGTGCGTGGGAAGGAGGGTGAGCCATGGGGGCGGGGACCGGTGCATGggtgtggtggtggtggtggtggtgcgggGCCGGCGCATGGGCGGTGGTGGGGGAGAGGGCAGGGACGGAGGCTGGGGCGAggtggtgggggtggtggtgggggtggtggCCGGGGTGGTGGTGGCTGGGGGCCGCGGCGGGGAGTGGACGGGGCTCACGGCGTCGCTGGCCACCGCCTCCGCGAGCTCTTCGCCATGGGAGGAGAGGGCGAAGAAGAGGCTCGAAGCTAGCAGGAGCTGAGCGAGAAGAAATGCTCTGGCCAtcttacagagagagagaggggtgtaGGTGGTGAGTTGAGAGGTTTTCTGAGAAGGTGATTTATAGGAGTTTTAATGCATGAATCTGTGCGGCTTCTCTCATGAGAAAagcccctctttttctttttcttttttctctattttacctttttcttgttcttgtttttatttgggTGGGGGCAGACAGGGGTCTAGAGTAGTCCTCGGtcaagaaaagaacagaagaaaagaacggctcaattaatttaaaaaataattgtgaCCAAGTAAAAAGGGGAGAAAATTTTGGCTGGGGTTGGCTGTGTAGTATGTATTGTAAGGGTAATTTAatagagttaaaaaaaaaaaaaaacaggaggGAAGACACTTTTGGGTTAATAAATGACGTAGAAAAGCGGCTTCGGATTATTTCGAGTGAACCATAAAGAGATTTTGAATTAATGAACTAATTGGTTTGATTTTCCATTTTCGAATCCAACATGAAATATTGCGATATAAATATTCCTTTAGAGAGACCATATCAATTTAATAGAGAGCATTTTCAAACTCTATTAGACTCGAGTGCTCAAAAGAAGGGTAAGGCCAGGAAAACGGGCTGAGGATGACTGAGGTTTACGTGTAGAATACACAATAACTTCCATCATTATAATTATTGCTCCCAGAATTCCTGCCTCCAGCGGATGTGAATTCTTACTAAATCAGTTTCTATAGAATGCGCGATGTCGACGGCTCAAGGTAGAGCATTCAATTGGTCATGGTGACTACATTTGCCTTCACTAGCCTCGGGGAGAGCAGTGATAAGGGTCTAAATTTCCGTTGCAAACACAAACGACAaaaacaaatttcatttttgtgaaGAGAACGATGTGCATTCAAGAAAGGGCTCGAAAAGGGGATCAAACTGGTGAAAGCGCTTTTCATTAAGAAAGGGAAATTGGAAGAGCTTGAAATACTTAGATAACTAt
This region includes:
- the LOC104441006 gene encoding non-classical arabinogalactan protein 31, with the protein product MARAFLLAQLLLASSLFFALSSHGEELAEAVASDAVSPVHSPPRPPATTTPATTPTTTPTTSPQPPSLPSPPPPPMRRPRTTTTTTTPMHRSPPPWLTLLPTHRPTLRPTRAAPRAGPPARPPPVAPMGRRFIAVQGVVYCKSCKYSGVETLLGATPVLGAVVKLECNNTKYRPTVQTAKTDKNGYFFLKAPKTITTYAFHKCMASLASSPVPSCQKPSALHGGTVGAVLRPEKPVMIDKLPYTVFTVGPFAFEPQCKH